In a single window of the Alosa sapidissima isolate fAloSap1 chromosome 18, fAloSap1.pri, whole genome shotgun sequence genome:
- the si:cabz01076231.1 gene encoding calcium-binding protein 2, with amino-acid sequence MSQKAAERAPSTDSAKSAQGEEGAKKSSLRNSSTTSKTSSTTSQDTPKKTKKKTNEKLYTNMLTTVFGGERELSQPELDELNEAFKEFDYDQDGYLNYKDLAECMRTMGYMPTEMELLEIIQQVKMRLGGLMDFEDFCELMGPRMLVETADMLGIKELRSSFQQFDTDGDGKISQEEMKEAVKTLLGEKLKKGELEEILKEIDLNGDGTVDFDEFVMMLGVQ; translated from the exons ATGTCCCAGAAAGCGGCCGAGAGAGCACCTTCCACAGACAG TGCCAAATCGGCCCAGGGAGAGGAGGGTGCCAAAAAGTCCTCCCTGAGGAACTCATCTACGACCTCCAAGACCTCGTCCACGACCTCTCAGGACACGCCCAAGAAGACCAAGAAGAAGACAAATGAGAAGCTGTACACCAACATGCTCACCACTGTCTTTGGCGGG GAAAGGGAGCTGTCTCAACCAGAGCTGGACG AGTTGAACGAAGCCTTCAAGGAGTTTGACTATGACCAGGACGGTTACTTGAACTACAAGGACCTTGCGGAGTGCATGAGAACTATGGGATACATGCCCACAGAGATGGAGCTGCTGGAGATCATTCAGCAGGTCAAGATGAGGT tgggTGGCCTCATGGATTTCGAGGACTTCTGTGAGCTGATGGGCCCCAGAATGTTGGTGGAGACGGCAGACATGTTGGGTATCAAAGAGCTCAGGAGCTCCTTCCAGCAA ttTGACACGGACGGCGACGGGAAGATCTCGCaggaggagatgaaggaggCCGTCAAGACGCTGTTGGGGGAGAAGCTGAAGAAGGGCGAGCTGGAGGAGATCCTTAAGGAAATTGACCTCAACGGAGACGGAACCGTAGACTTTGACG AGTTTGTCATGATGCTGGGAGTCCAATAG